GTTTGGACTGGCAGATATTGTGGGTGCGCTGGAGTCGCTGAGTGAACTGGCAACGCAGCGGTTGGAGACAGAACCGCGAGAGCATCCGACGTTTGACCCGACCTGCTCGTTTGACGTTCTGCTGGCCGGTTCGGCAGTTGGGCGCTGCGGAAAGGTTGCAGCGGCAATGCTGAAGGCTTTCTCAATAAAATTCGATGTATTCCTTGCCGAAGTCGACTTCTCGGCACTATTATCCTTACGGGTCAAGCCGCATCCTTACAAGCCGTTGCCACGCTATCCGAGTTCGGATCGTGATATGGCCGTTGTGGTGGATGAGCCGGTTCAGAATTCTGCCATCATTAAAGTGATTAATGAGCATGCCGACGAAACTCTAAGAGAGATATTGGTTTTTGACGTTTATCGCGGCAAGCAGGTGGCTTCGGGCAAAAAATCGATCGCATATCGGCTCAGTTTCCGCGATGAAAGTAAAACTTTAACTATCGAAGAGATTGATTTGAAATGCAATAGGATAGTAGAAGCGTTAAAGGCCGCCTTTGGCGCTGAACTACGTTCATAGGATGTCAATATGAGTAACTTGGAAAAGCTTCAGTCCAAGGTGACCGAGTTGGTCGCGAAGTTCGAGACGCTACAGGCCGAGAAGACGAGTCTGGAGGTTGAATGTGGCGAACTGCGGAGCCAGATCAAGACCCTGGAGGGGCGTACCCGGGCGTTGACAACAGAGAACGGACAGCTTACCAAGGCATTACAGGCCACGAACGATGTAGCGCTCAAGCGGATATCGAAAATCGTTGATAAAATTGATCAAGTCCAGGCCGAGCTCAAAATTTCTTGACTCCAACATTTGAACTTCTTAACGTATTTATAAGACGAACATAGATTTTGGGTTAGCGAATTAACGTAGCTCAGTCTGGATTTCTGATTCACTTGATGACGGAAGATAAAAAACAAACCGTAACGGTTAACATTTACGGCGAAGACTATCCGATTCGGGGGGACGCCAATCCTGATTATATCCAAGAGGTGGCATCCTATCTCGATGCGAAGATGCGCGAGATCTCCGAACCGAATGGTAGTCGATCGCCTGCCAAGGTTGCCATTTTGGCAGCGTTGAACATTACCGACGAGTTGTTTAAGGCACGTCGTGCCTCTTCTCACGAAGTGAAGACCATTGAAGAAAAGACGCAGACCATTTTGGAATGGCTCGAGACCAAGTTGCCCACACAGCAACCGGCGCGTTGAGATTTCATTGGTAACCAGCCTACGCTAACTCCCCCAAAGTCGTTCTTTTCACATAAACGGGTCTGACCCCTTTCGATGGGATGGTCAGGCGGGAGTACAACCATGTCGCCTCTGGTGATTTTGATTATCGAGTTGGTCGGCGCCGTAGTCGCCGCGTCGCTCGTGACGTATCTGCTTGCCAGTAAGACGTCGTTCGGCAAGATTCGCCGCGCCGAGGAGTCAGCCAAGCGGATCGTTGACGACGCCGTCAAGGAAGCAGAGATTAAGAAGAAGGAAGCCTTGCTTGAGGCCAAGGACGAGTGGTACAAGTCCAAGGTTGCGTTCGAGCGGGACCTGCAGGCCAAGAAAGCGGATTTCCAGAAAGTCGAGAAGAAGCTGGCAGAGCGGGAGATTAATCTTGACCGCAAGGTGGATATTCTTGATAAGAAGGAAAAGGAATTCGTCAACAAGGATAAGGCGCTGCAGCATCGCGAGAAGGGGATTTCCGTGCGCGAGAAGGAGCTGGAGCAGCTGATTATCGACCAGAATAAGCAGTTAGAACGGGTGGCGCAGATGTCCTCGGAGGAGGCCAAGCGCGTGCTGATGGACAATCTGATCGGCCAAGCCAAGATGGAGGCGGCCGCGATTGTCAAGGAGATCAAGGAGAAGGCGGAGCAACAGGCGGAGAAAGAGGCGCGCGAGATCATCATCCAGGCGATTTATCGCTGTGCCGCCGAGCATACGGTGGAGTCGACGGTGTCGGTCGTGCCGTTGCCGAACGACGAGATGAAGGGGCGCATCATCGGCCGCGAGGGGCGCAATATCCGCACGTTTGAGACCCTGACCGGTGTTGATGTGATCGTTGACGACACGCCGGAGGCGGTTATTCTTTCCGCTTACGACCCGGTGCGGCGCGAGGTGGCGCGCATGGCGCTGGAGAAGCTGGTGGTGGACGGCCGCATCCATCCGACGCGCATTGAAGAGGTGGTTGAGAAAGCGAACAAGGAAATGTCGATCATGGTGCGCGAGGCGGGCGAACAGGCGTGTTTTGAGCTGGGCTTGCACGGCATCCACGACGACGTCATCAATTTGATGGGCAAGCTGCGGTACCGGACGTCCTACGGTCAGAACGTCCTGGGTCACGTGAAGGAAGTTGCGACGCTGTGCGCGCTGATGGCGGCGGAGCTGGGGCTCGATGCCGAGTTGGCCAAGCGCGCCGGATTCCTGCACGATATCGGCAAGGCGATCGACCGCGAAACCGAGGGCACGCACACCGAGATCGG
The genomic region above belongs to Candidatus Zixiibacteriota bacterium and contains:
- the zapB gene encoding cell division protein ZapB, which produces MSNLEKLQSKVTELVAKFETLQAEKTSLEVECGELRSQIKTLEGRTRALTTENGQLTKALQATNDVALKRISKIVDKIDQVQAELKIS
- a CDS encoding cell division protein ZapA, coding for MTEDKKQTVTVNIYGEDYPIRGDANPDYIQEVASYLDAKMREISEPNGSRSPAKVAILAALNITDELFKARRASSHEVKTIEEKTQTILEWLETKLPTQQPAR
- the rny gene encoding ribonuclease Y yields the protein MSPLVILIIELVGAVVAASLVTYLLASKTSFGKIRRAEESAKRIVDDAVKEAEIKKKEALLEAKDEWYKSKVAFERDLQAKKADFQKVEKKLAEREINLDRKVDILDKKEKEFVNKDKALQHREKGISVREKELEQLIIDQNKQLERVAQMSSEEAKRVLMDNLIGQAKMEAAAIVKEIKEKAEQQAEKEAREIIIQAIYRCAAEHTVESTVSVVPLPNDEMKGRIIGREGRNIRTFETLTGVDVIVDDTPEAVILSAYDPVRREVARMALEKLVVDGRIHPTRIEEVVEKANKEMSIMVREAGEQACFELGLHGIHDDVINLMGKLRYRTSYGQNVLGHVKEVATLCALMAAELGLDAELAKRAGFLHDIGKAIDRETEGTHTEIG